A DNA window from Alligator mississippiensis isolate rAllMis1 chromosome 11, rAllMis1, whole genome shotgun sequence contains the following coding sequences:
- the LOC132243687 gene encoding olfactory receptor 2G6-like, with product MGKRGVRKKVTYGKAAWDEGNQSAVDEFILLGVSAQPWLELLLFVFILICYILTLLGNVTIIVISQLDPRLHTPMYFFLSNLSFLDLCYTTCLSPLLLVTLLSARKSISWAGCMVQLFIALALGTSECMLLAVMAYDRYAAVCHPLRYMTIMSRPLCLLMALGSWLSGLAISLAQTMMTMQLPLCGQNHIDHFSSHLAVVSLFFGTAIYVYLQPQSRSKVKIISLFYTLVTPMLNPLIYTLRNKEVHRALWKVLGINPTTKAWG from the exons ATGGGGAAAAGGGGAGTGAGAAAGAAg GTGACCTATGGCAAAGCAGCATGGGATGAGGGAAACCAGAGTGCTGTGGATGAATTCATCCTGCTGGGAGTGTCGGCTCAACCGTGGTTGGAGCTGTTGCTGTTTGTGTTCATCTTAATCTGCTACATTTTGACACTGCTTGGGAATGTCACCATCATTGTCATCTCCCAGCTGGACCCCCGtctccacacacccatgtacttcttcctcagcaacctcTCCTTCCTGGACCTTTGCTACACCACTTGCCTAAGTCCCCTACTGCTGGTAACTTTGCTTAGCGCCCGCAAGTCCATCTCTTGGGCTGGCTGCATGGTCCAGCTCTTCATTGCTCTTGCCCTGGGAACCAGTGAGTGCATGCTGTTGgcagtcatggcttatgaccgctATGCAGCCGTCTGCCACCCCCTGCGCTACATGACCATCATGAGCCGCCCCCTCTGCCTGCTCATGGCTTTGGGTTCCTGGCTCAGTGGCTTAGCCATTTCCCTGGCACAGACAATGATGACTATGCAGCTGCCTCTGTGTGGACAGAACCATATtgaccatttct cctcccacctAGCTGTGGTGTCACTTTTTTTTGGCACAGCCATCTATGTCTACCTGCAGCCCCAGTCCAGGAGCAAGGTAAAGATTATCTCCCTCTTCTACACATTGGTCACCCCCATGCTGAACCCTCTGATCTACAcgctgaggaacaaggaggtacACAGGGCCCTGTGGAAGGTTTTAGGAATAAACCCAACCACTAAGGCTTGGGGATAG